The proteins below come from a single Streptomyces sp. M92 genomic window:
- a CDS encoding RidA family protein produces MTAERLNPPELSPPTGFSHAVVATGTRVVFLAGQTALDTDGKVTGDTLPAQFEQALTNLLTALHAAGGTPADLARVTVYATDVAAYRTHAAELGRTWRRLAGRDYPAMAVVEVVRLWDERALVELDGFAVLP; encoded by the coding sequence GTGACCGCCGAACGGCTGAACCCGCCCGAACTCTCCCCGCCCACCGGCTTCTCCCACGCCGTCGTCGCCACCGGCACCCGCGTCGTGTTCCTGGCCGGCCAGACCGCCCTCGACACCGACGGCAAGGTCACCGGCGACACCCTCCCCGCCCAGTTCGAGCAGGCCCTCACCAACCTCCTCACCGCCCTGCACGCCGCCGGCGGCACCCCCGCCGACCTCGCCCGCGTCACCGTCTACGCCACGGACGTCGCCGCCTACCGCACCCACGCCGCCGAACTCGGCCGCACCTGGCGCCGGCTGGCCGGCCGCGACTACCCGGCGATGGCGGTCGTGGAGGTCGTACGCCTGTGGGACGAGCGGGCGCTGGTGGAACTCGACGGATTCGCCGTACTGCCCTAG
- a CDS encoding alpha/beta fold hydrolase, with product MPDIELTAGTIEYEDTGGDGPVVVLLHGLVHDATVWRHVIADLRTDHRVVAPTLPYGAHRGPMSRPPTPDLVNELIAEFLDRLDLRDVTLVENDCGRAQTVAARHPERLARLALVACEAFDNYPPGLPGKMIGAVCRLPGGVSLLVRVLGLKPLRRLPVGIGALTKRPVPDAIVDGWLRPLRTDPAIRRDFRHYNTHVRRDELLAAAQGLRRFERPALVVWATEDLMMPRAHGRRLAELLPRGRLVEIEDTRTLVAEDQPELLASLLREFIAEKS from the coding sequence ATGCCGGACATCGAACTGACCGCGGGAACCATCGAGTACGAGGACACCGGCGGCGACGGCCCGGTCGTCGTCCTCCTGCACGGACTGGTCCACGACGCGACCGTCTGGCGCCACGTGATCGCCGACCTGCGCACCGACCACCGGGTCGTCGCCCCCACCCTGCCCTACGGCGCCCACCGCGGGCCCATGTCCCGGCCGCCCACACCGGACCTGGTCAACGAGCTGATCGCCGAGTTCCTCGACCGCCTCGACCTGAGGGACGTCACCCTGGTCGAGAACGACTGCGGACGGGCCCAGACGGTGGCGGCCCGGCACCCCGAGCGCCTGGCGCGGCTGGCCCTCGTCGCGTGCGAGGCCTTCGACAACTACCCGCCGGGACTGCCCGGGAAGATGATCGGCGCCGTCTGCCGGTTGCCCGGCGGCGTGTCCCTGCTGGTCCGCGTGCTCGGACTGAAGCCGCTGCGCCGGCTCCCCGTCGGCATCGGCGCGCTCACCAAGCGGCCCGTGCCGGACGCGATCGTCGACGGCTGGCTGCGCCCGCTGCGGACCGACCCCGCGATCCGGCGCGACTTCCGGCACTACAACACGCACGTGCGCCGTGACGAACTGCTGGCGGCCGCCCAGGGGCTGCGGCGCTTCGAGCGGCCCGCGCTCGTGGTCTGGGCGACCGAGGACCTGATGATGCCCCGCGCCCACGGCCGACGGCTGGCCGAACTGCTCCCGCGGGGACGGCTCGTGGAGATCGAGGACACCCGGACACTCGTCGCCGAGGACCAGCCGGAGCTGCTCGCCTCGCTGCTGCGGGAGTTCATCGCCGAGAAGTCCTGA
- a CDS encoding DUF5999 family protein, which produces MCTHRSSCPAAGSPAARPASAHVVAAHPEQGWSLLCDGTIVFDDTGELRPDGRVVGPRRVPSGRPAIAA; this is translated from the coding sequence ATGTGTACCCACCGGTCCTCCTGCCCCGCCGCCGGCTCCCCCGCCGCGCGACCGGCGTCCGCGCACGTCGTCGCCGCCCACCCCGAGCAGGGGTGGAGCCTGCTGTGCGACGGCACGATCGTCTTCGACGACACCGGCGAACTGCGGCCCGACGGCCGGGTGGTCGGGCCGCGCCGGGTGCCGTCCGGGCGGCCGGCGATCGCGGCCTGA
- a CDS encoding DUF6299 family protein produces MPVRSAALASAAGAALFLLAAPAATAAPHDTRHVAESVTVDPTGRIAADGTVTLSGTYRCTAGTGPVYVSSTVSQSDPSVRYGVGGTRAVCDGLEHRWVNTGTPDSVTLKPGAAHVEATLMELRPMGIVPLPSFHARHGQDVTLVQG; encoded by the coding sequence ATGCCCGTACGATCCGCGGCCCTCGCCTCGGCCGCCGGCGCCGCCCTGTTCCTGCTGGCCGCCCCCGCCGCGACGGCGGCCCCGCACGACACCCGCCACGTCGCGGAGTCGGTGACGGTCGACCCGACCGGCCGCATCGCCGCGGACGGCACCGTCACCCTGTCCGGCACCTACCGCTGCACCGCGGGCACCGGCCCCGTCTACGTCAGCTCCACGGTCAGCCAGAGCGACCCGTCGGTCCGGTACGGCGTCGGCGGCACCCGCGCGGTCTGCGACGGACTGGAGCACCGCTGGGTCAACACGGGCACGCCCGACTCGGTCACCCTCAAGCCCGGCGCGGCCCACGTCGAAGCCACCCTGATGGAGCTGCGCCCCATGGGCATCGTGCCGCTGCCCAGCTTCCACGCGCGCCACGGCCAGGACGTGACCCTGGTCCAGGGCTGA
- a CDS encoding aldehyde dehydrogenase family protein, with product MTTAPSLDTAPLDRAVADLREHAASWTATPLAERIGLLERMLPRIGDGAPAMVAESARAKGYDASSDRSAEDWVAAPWALAQTVGAYLHVLRRLAAGLGPVPAKAVRTRDGRTVVDVFPATTADRLLLSGFTAEVWTPPGTTREQVLARAAGEYRGRPGEPAVALVLGAGNVPAITPLDVLHKLYAEGQVVLAKMNPVNACLRPHFEKVFTEFVERGWVRFVDGGAAEGAYLTAHDDVDTIHVTGSERTHDAIVWGTGARGEKRRRADTPLNDKPFTSELGGVSPCIVTPGPWSAADFRFQAEHIVTSKLNNSGHNCVATQILLLPRHWDGTERLLAEIRRVLGELPRRGAYYPGAADRLAAVARAHPEAETYGDDSTVLVPDIADADDPMLTHEVFAGALGVVRLPGEDVTGFLRAATGFADDRLPGSLGATLLVHPRTERTHRAAVDEAVAALRYGTLGVNCWSAFGFLLGYTPWGAFPGHDRRDIGSGVGFVHNAYLLQDVEKTVLRAPFAPAPRGLFTGSPSLSPRPPYYVTNRTGRTTMARLTAYATDPRPTRLPGIFTSALRG from the coding sequence TTGACCACCGCACCCTCACTCGACACCGCTCCCCTCGACCGGGCCGTCGCCGACCTGCGCGAGCACGCGGCCTCCTGGACCGCGACGCCGCTCGCCGAGCGGATCGGCCTGCTGGAGCGGATGCTCCCCCGCATCGGCGACGGGGCGCCCGCCATGGTCGCCGAGTCGGCCCGCGCCAAGGGCTACGACGCCTCGTCCGACCGGTCCGCCGAGGACTGGGTCGCCGCGCCCTGGGCGCTGGCGCAGACCGTGGGCGCGTATCTGCACGTGCTGCGCCGGCTGGCCGCCGGGCTCGGTCCGGTGCCCGCAAAGGCCGTCCGCACCCGCGACGGCCGCACCGTCGTCGACGTCTTCCCCGCCACGACCGCCGACCGCCTGCTGCTGAGCGGTTTCACCGCCGAGGTGTGGACGCCGCCGGGCACGACCCGCGAGCAGGTCCTGGCCCGCGCCGCGGGCGAGTACCGCGGCCGGCCCGGCGAACCGGCCGTCGCGCTGGTGCTCGGCGCCGGGAACGTCCCGGCGATCACCCCGCTCGACGTGCTGCACAAGCTGTACGCGGAGGGCCAGGTCGTCCTCGCCAAGATGAACCCGGTCAACGCCTGTCTGCGCCCGCACTTCGAGAAGGTGTTCACCGAGTTCGTGGAGCGCGGCTGGGTCCGCTTCGTCGACGGGGGCGCCGCCGAGGGGGCGTACCTCACCGCTCACGACGACGTCGACACCATCCACGTCACCGGCAGCGAGCGCACGCACGACGCCATCGTGTGGGGCACCGGCGCGCGGGGCGAGAAGCGCCGGCGCGCGGACACCCCGCTCAACGACAAGCCGTTCACCAGCGAACTGGGCGGCGTCAGCCCCTGCATCGTGACGCCGGGCCCGTGGAGCGCCGCGGACTTCCGCTTCCAGGCCGAGCACATCGTCACCAGCAAGCTGAACAACTCCGGCCACAACTGCGTCGCCACCCAGATCCTGCTCCTGCCCCGCCACTGGGACGGCACCGAGCGGCTGCTCGCCGAGATCCGCCGGGTCCTCGGCGAGCTCCCGCGGCGCGGCGCCTACTACCCCGGCGCCGCCGACCGCCTCGCCGCCGTGGCCCGCGCGCACCCGGAGGCCGAGACCTACGGCGACGACAGCACCGTCCTGGTCCCGGACATCGCCGACGCGGACGACCCGATGCTCACCCACGAGGTGTTCGCCGGCGCCCTGGGAGTGGTCCGCCTGCCGGGCGAGGACGTGACCGGCTTCCTGCGCGCGGCCACCGGGTTCGCCGACGACAGGCTGCCCGGCTCCCTCGGCGCCACGCTCCTCGTCCACCCCCGCACCGAGCGCACCCACCGCGCCGCCGTGGACGAGGCCGTCGCAGCGCTGCGCTACGGCACGCTGGGCGTCAACTGCTGGTCGGCGTTCGGCTTCCTCCTCGGCTACACCCCGTGGGGGGCCTTCCCCGGCCACGACCGCCGGGACATCGGCAGCGGCGTCGGCTTCGTGCACAACGCGTATCTGCTCCAGGACGTGGAGAAGACGGTGCTGCGCGCCCCGTTCGCACCCGCGCCGCGCGGCCTGTTCACCGGCTCACCGTCACTGTCGCCACGCCCTCCGTACTACGTCACCAACCGCACGGGACGTACGACGATGGCCCGGCTCACCGCGTACGCCACGGACCCCAGGCCCACCCGGCTGCCCGGCATCTTCACGTCGGCCCTGCGCGGCTGA
- a CDS encoding MFS transporter encodes MTAVPTVPQHPTGTTEATGSDRRAWTVTVLLVVFMMVNFADKSVLGLAADEIRADLHLSATQFGLANSAFFLLFSVAAVVVGLAADRMSPKLLILVMAVLWSVAQVPAAIGGGLAVLVASRVFLGAAEGPAFPVAQQATLAWFPDHRRNLPGALITLGVTLGVIVSAPGLSWVIQHHGWRAALWVLVAVGAVWAAAWAVLGADGRHRTVTAAAARPEKVRATVPYRRIFASRTWIGATLAYFTSYWTVALMLVWLPSYLRGGLGYSAHTAGTVVAAPWTIGAVVLLAQAGVTGRLMRHGVGSRRARGWVGGWLLALGAACCLALPLAGGTTAKTVLVALGFGFGGSYATIAATTVAELAPPSREGGALGTMNAVVTAAGLAAPALVGALVDAQGADGYQSAVLLSGLLLAVGAAASFVLVDPARDIARLTR; translated from the coding sequence ATGACCGCGGTACCCACCGTGCCCCAGCACCCCACGGGGACAACCGAGGCCACCGGCAGCGACCGGCGTGCCTGGACGGTGACCGTGCTGCTCGTGGTCTTCATGATGGTCAACTTCGCGGACAAGTCGGTCCTCGGCCTCGCCGCCGACGAGATCCGCGCCGATCTCCATCTGAGCGCCACCCAGTTCGGTCTCGCCAACAGCGCGTTCTTCCTGCTCTTCTCCGTGGCCGCGGTCGTGGTCGGGCTCGCCGCCGACCGGATGTCGCCGAAGCTGCTGATCCTGGTGATGGCCGTCCTGTGGTCCGTGGCCCAGGTCCCCGCGGCGATCGGCGGCGGTCTCGCCGTGCTGGTCGCCTCGCGGGTCTTCCTGGGCGCGGCGGAGGGCCCCGCCTTCCCCGTAGCCCAACAGGCCACGCTGGCCTGGTTCCCCGACCACCGGCGCAACCTGCCCGGCGCCCTGATCACCCTCGGCGTCACGCTCGGCGTGATCGTCTCGGCGCCCGGCCTGTCATGGGTGATCCAGCACCACGGGTGGCGGGCCGCGCTGTGGGTGCTCGTCGCCGTGGGGGCCGTGTGGGCCGCGGCCTGGGCCGTTCTCGGCGCGGACGGCCGGCACCGGACCGTCACGGCCGCGGCCGCCCGGCCCGAGAAGGTGCGGGCGACCGTGCCGTACCGGAGGATCTTCGCCAGCCGCACCTGGATCGGCGCCACCCTCGCGTACTTCACCAGCTACTGGACCGTGGCACTGATGCTGGTCTGGCTGCCCTCCTACCTGCGGGGCGGCCTCGGCTACTCGGCCCACACGGCCGGCACCGTCGTCGCCGCGCCGTGGACGATCGGCGCCGTCGTGCTCCTCGCGCAGGCGGGCGTCACCGGCCGGCTGATGCGGCACGGCGTCGGCAGCCGCCGCGCCCGGGGCTGGGTGGGCGGCTGGCTCCTCGCTCTCGGCGCCGCCTGCTGCCTGGCGCTGCCGCTCGCCGGCGGCACGACCGCGAAGACCGTGCTGGTCGCGCTCGGCTTCGGCTTCGGCGGCTCGTACGCCACGATCGCCGCCACCACCGTCGCCGAACTGGCCCCGCCGTCCCGCGAGGGCGGCGCCCTGGGCACCATGAACGCGGTGGTGACGGCGGCCGGTCTCGCCGCGCCCGCCCTCGTCGGGGCGCTCGTCGACGCCCAGGGCGCCGACGGCTACCAGAGCGCGGTCCTGCTGTCCGGGCTGCTCCTCGCCGTGGGCGCCGCCGCTTCCTTCGTGCTCGTCGACCCGGCACGGGACATCGCCCGGCTGACCCGCTGA
- a CDS encoding TauD/TfdA dioxygenase family protein, translated as MQAVASTPVANPKPVLDKPLMHYGSRVLDRLAPGAEQFAYRLLEVSPLTPHFGAVLGGVDLTRPVTDELAAELRQALLEWKVIFFRGQRGFTAEHQLALSGVWGPPEPNPFFARTGTPGISRLAKDAKAAGNKNIWHSDHSFMANPSLGAVLRAVDVPAAGGDTMWADMAAAYDNLPDDLKERIEDLTAVHDWEASWGALMTDEQKAAFRESWPRVEHPVVVRHPRSGRRTLYVNEPFTRRINGLSGAENRELLDILVLQARVPEFQVRFHWEPDSVAVWDNIATQHYAVNDYFPRRRVMERVAIAGVPLS; from the coding sequence ATGCAGGCCGTCGCATCGACCCCTGTGGCCAACCCCAAGCCCGTGCTCGACAAGCCCCTCATGCACTACGGCAGCCGCGTCCTGGACCGGCTCGCCCCCGGTGCGGAGCAGTTCGCGTACCGGCTGCTGGAGGTCTCCCCGCTCACCCCGCACTTCGGTGCCGTGCTCGGCGGCGTCGACCTGACCCGGCCGGTCACCGACGAACTCGCCGCGGAACTGCGCCAGGCGCTGCTCGAGTGGAAGGTGATCTTCTTCCGCGGCCAGCGCGGCTTCACCGCCGAGCACCAGCTCGCCCTGTCCGGCGTCTGGGGACCGCCCGAGCCGAACCCGTTCTTCGCGCGGACCGGGACCCCGGGCATCTCCCGGCTCGCCAAGGACGCCAAGGCCGCGGGCAACAAGAACATCTGGCACAGCGACCACTCGTTCATGGCCAACCCGTCGCTCGGCGCCGTACTGCGCGCGGTGGACGTGCCGGCGGCGGGCGGCGACACCATGTGGGCGGACATGGCCGCCGCCTACGACAACCTGCCCGACGACCTGAAGGAGCGGATCGAGGACCTCACCGCCGTCCACGACTGGGAGGCCAGCTGGGGTGCCCTCATGACCGACGAGCAGAAGGCCGCCTTCCGGGAGAGCTGGCCGCGGGTCGAGCACCCCGTCGTCGTGCGCCACCCGCGCAGCGGCCGCCGGACCCTGTACGTGAACGAGCCGTTCACCCGCCGCATCAACGGCCTGTCCGGGGCGGAGAACCGCGAACTCCTCGACATCCTGGTCCTCCAGGCGCGCGTCCCGGAGTTCCAGGTCCGCTTCCACTGGGAGCCCGACTCCGTCGCCGTCTGGGACAACATCGCCACCCAGCACTACGCGGTCAACGACTACTTCCCGCGGCGCAGGGTGATGGAGCGCGTCGCCATCGCCGGAGTCCCGCTGTCCTGA
- a CDS encoding TetR/AcrR family transcriptional regulator has translation MADDQGQSTRRGPGRPRQAHVTRAVLDAVVDLVAESGMGALTMDAVAARAGVSKPAMYRRWPTKQDLVIAAAESRIGPLTVPDMGDFRAELRAVLTARMEAYRQPGVDRLLAGVIGAAAEAGAEPGAYRAYTSRVMSETRHLLERGVARGDVRPDVDVADAATLVAASLVFRMVGEQRTPDEALVESMVDLIGRAVGTRP, from the coding sequence ATGGCCGACGATCAGGGACAGAGCACACGGAGAGGGCCGGGGCGCCCGCGCCAGGCGCACGTCACCCGCGCCGTCCTCGACGCCGTGGTCGACCTGGTCGCGGAGAGCGGGATGGGCGCCCTGACCATGGACGCCGTGGCGGCCCGCGCCGGGGTGAGCAAGCCGGCCATGTACCGGCGCTGGCCCACCAAGCAGGATCTGGTCATCGCCGCCGCGGAGTCACGCATCGGCCCGCTGACCGTGCCCGACATGGGCGATTTCCGGGCGGAGCTCCGTGCCGTGCTGACCGCACGCATGGAGGCCTACCGGCAGCCCGGCGTCGACCGGCTGCTGGCCGGGGTGATCGGCGCCGCCGCGGAGGCGGGGGCCGAGCCCGGCGCCTACCGCGCCTACACCTCCCGCGTGATGAGCGAGACGCGTCACCTGCTGGAACGCGGGGTCGCGCGCGGTGACGTCCGGCCGGACGTCGACGTGGCCGACGCCGCGACGCTCGTGGCGGCGTCCCTGGTCTTCCGCATGGTCGGTGAGCAGCGGACGCCGGACGAAGCGCTCGTCGAATCGATGGTGGACCTGATCGGCCGGGCGGTCGGCACCCGGCCGTAA